A region of Culicoides brevitarsis isolate CSIRO-B50_1 chromosome 1, AGI_CSIRO_Cbre_v1, whole genome shotgun sequence DNA encodes the following proteins:
- the LOC134836687 gene encoding delta-aminolevulinic acid dehydratase produces MSLTKLHPSLFHPTLRKMHEADVQILPHNLMYPIFLVEKDDDVQPIPSMPGVCRYGINSLKEHLAPLVDLGLSSILLFGIIDDASMKDDQATSADSFYNPVIRALPQLRKWFPNLLIACDVCLCPYSRHGHCGILHADGTIDNDKSIERIAQVAVNYAKAGAHIVAPSDMMDNRIFAIKKFLRHEQLEGKVNVLSYSVKFASSFYGPFRDAAKSKPAFGDRKCYQLPYGSRGLAKRAAKRDVEEGADMLMVKPGMPYLDIARQTKDEFPHLPLFVYQVSGEYAMIYNAAKMGSCDLRTMLTEVLAGMRRAGSDCIITYFVPQLLQWMKGGAL; encoded by the exons ATGTCTCTAACGAAGTTGCATCCGAGTCTTTTCCATCCGACGCTGCGAAAAATGCACGAAGCTGACGTCCAAATCCTGCCACACAACTTGATGTATCCAATTTTTCTGGT ggaaaaagACGACGATGTGCAACCAATTCCGAGCATGCCGGGTGTCTGTCGTTACGGAATAAATTCTCTGAAGGAACATCTCGCTCCGTTAGTTGATCTCGGTTTGAgttcaattttactttttggcATAATTGACGATGCCTCGATGAAAGACGATCAAGCAACGAGCGCCGATTCCTTTTACAACCCCGTAATTCGTGCACTGCCGCAATTACGTAAATGGTTCCCCAATTTGCTGATTGCATGCGACGTTTGTTTGTGTCCGTATTCGCGTCACGGTCATTGTGGTATCTTGCATGCGGATGGCACGATAGATAACGACAAAAGTATCGAACGAATTGCTCAAGTGGCTGTCAATTATGCGAAAGCAGGGGCGCACATCGTTGCTCCCTCCGACATGATGGACAATCGAATATtcgcgataaaaaaattcctgcgTCACGAGCAACTCGAAGGAAAAGTCAACGTTCTCTCGTATTCCGTGAAATTCGCGTCGAGCTTTTACGGCCCATTTCGGGACGCAGCGAAGAGCAAACCGGCATTCGGTGATCGAAAATGTTACCAATTGCCCTACGGATCACGAGGATTGGCAAAAAGAGCCGCAAAACGCGATGTTGAGGAAGGCGCCGACATGCTGATGGTCAAACCGGGCATGCCATACCTCGATATTGCCCGTCAAACGAAAGATGAGTTCCCGCATTTGCCACTTTTTGTGTATCAAGTGTCGGGAGAGTACGCGATGATTTATAACGCAGCGAAAATGGGATCGTGTGACCTCAGAACGATGCTAACGGAAGTCCTGGCAGGCATGCGAAGAGCTGGAAGCGATTGTATCATAACGTATTTCGTGCCGCAACTGCTGCAATGGATGAAGGGAGGCGCTTTGTAG
- the LOC134836688 gene encoding uncharacterized protein LOC134836688: MMHMSFWWGYDLGDFFFKGLVIDTSGKMIALCAVLMILSILFEAMKVHNAQQKAKAARELQTRATQDASSDSPLLSMEPVSSRGSRACISKAMKGLKEGIFFLFQNGLGYALMLSVMLYNGFLFIAVVGGMTIGYLLFGHISMKINMENVRAVQSKVVCSSRSPDGASLSSTLPSVSEQPLRYGEGTSRNT, encoded by the exons ATGATGCACATGTCCTTTTGGTGGGGTTACGACCTCGGAGACTTTTTCTTCAAAGGTCTCGTGATCGACACGTCGGGCAAGATGATCGCTCTGTGTGCCGTTCTCATGATCCTGTCGATCCTCTTCGAAGCCATGAAAGTCCACAATGCTCAACAAAAGGCGAAAGCGGCGCGAGAACTTCAAACGCGAGCCACACAAGATGCCAGCAGCGATAGTCCCTTACTGAGCATGGAGCCGGTCAGCAGCAGGGGATCTCGTGCATGCATTAGCAAAGCAATGAAAGGCTTGAAAGaaggaattttctttttgttccaAAATGGCCTTGGATACGCGTTGATGTTGTCTGTGATGTTGTACAatggatttttgtttattgctGTCGTTGGAG gaatgaCAATTGGCTATCTCCTGTTTGGTCATATCTCGATGAAAATCAACATGGAAAATGTGCGTGCAGTTCAGTCGAAAGTTGTTTGCAGTTCAAGGAGTCCCGATGGag CAAGTCTTTCATCAACCTTACCCAGTGTTTCAGAACAGCCATTGAGATACGGAGAAGGAACATCTCGtaacacgtaa
- the LOC134838214 gene encoding mediator of RNA polymerase II transcription subunit 18 translates to MTQQPSLRAMDSLNDAITAKIVPMQEYLLQGSIMDTSVENLLHRLRGLCDNVESGYEQFSDYEVCFSLRLPNQTAPLALRVRRALDQDVPYQLRYLGQPEGQADRNRPTLVRSCIDIACTASIVEFLNELGFRVEFEYRIAGYMFRKGRMKITVAKIFKPNTPAETISQSYLVELSVLAPSGQEAIAEDMRQFAEQLKPLVQLEKIDHKRLM, encoded by the exons ATGACGCAACAACCGAGTTTAAGGGCCATGGATTCGCTCAACGACGCGATAACAGCGAAAATTGTTCCGATGCAGGAGTATTTGTTACAAGGCAGCATTATGGATACAAGTGTCGAGAATTTACTTCACCg tctcCGTGGCTTGTGCGACAACGTTGAATCCGGTTACGAGCAATTTTCCGACTACGAAGTTTGTTTTTCGCTCCGGCTCCCAAATCAAACTGCTCCGTTGGCGCTTCGGGTGCGTCGTGCCCTCGATCAAGATGTTCCCTACCAACTGCGTTATCTCGGGCAACCCGAGGGACAAGCAGATCGGAATCGCCCAACGCTCGTGCGGAGTTGCATCGATATTGCGTGCACAGCTTCCATCGTGGAATTTCTCAACGAATTGGGATTTCGCGTCGAATTCGAGTACAGAATTGCCGGTTACATGTTCCGAAAAGGTCGCATGAAGATTACGGTTGCGAAGATTTTTAAGCCGAATACTCCCGCGGAAACGATTTCGCAGAGTTATTTGGTTGAATTGTCGGTTTTGGCGCCGAGTGGGCAGGAAGCGATTGCGGAAGATATGAGGCAATTTGCGGAACAGCTGAAACCGTTGGTGCAGCTGGAGAAAATTGATCATAAGAGACTAATGTAG
- the LOC134836590 gene encoding uncharacterized protein LOC134836590 encodes MAHGLNTVIKSEIECNSKPKNFQGMEQTAKPAATKMGSRRIFTPQFKLQVLESYRNDNDCKGNQRATARKYGIHRRQIQKWLQVENNLRSVVANSANHHQFHNNNNSTKQILLNNNNNNNNNNNNSEMMKIISATTDTAITRHRVVVGSNNHNGAHKNSSATKFKTHPYSNSSNGTTLTNGSGGGFISPVLAYGVDQPAISFAHHPYHHPHHHHHHQHHRMAPTPSNVYEYESASSSSASLSNLAHFNGLRNGSAAYPAFVSPPAAASYMGVIKPEPHLPVPMLPTTSFLAADPHYYPTPVPSATPLPIPVYPTPSPTVKSEGEVKLSDESAIDLSMPQHLKRIISAESRTPSPYDAKWVNIANNETSVTAQLATDAIDLTCKKRKLDDENDEDATPPAKTPKLFKPYLLEDDAEKSEGFKKNFTSSDDGLHRQKDAIIWNNHSAFSQYESSSSSYRTPESQFSPNSSNYTASPPYTMSPYCEVPYVHHPPQSSPVSGYESSTSSIYSDESPPTAYSIAFKLQDMDNHFHSTTRNSTMIYA; translated from the coding sequence ATGGCGCATGGACTTAATACagtaataaaaagtgaaattgaGTGCAATAGCAagccgaaaaattttcaaggaatGGAACAAACTGCGAAACCTGCCGCCACGAAAATGGGTTCGCGTCGAATTTTCACGCCGCAATTCAAGTTGCAAGTGCTCGAATCGTATCGCAACGACAACGATTGCAAGGGAAATCAGCGAGCGACGGCACGAAAATACGGAATTCATCGTCGCCAGATCCAAAAGTGGCTGCAAGTCGAGAATAATTTGCGGAGCGTCGTCGCAAACAGTGCCAATCATCATCAatttcacaacaacaacaatagtaCTAAGCAAATTctacttaataataataataacaacaacaacaacaacaataactctgaaatgatgaaaataatttctgcaACGACCGACACTGCAATAACTAGACATCGCGTCGTCGTTGGCAGCAATAATCACAACGGAGcgcataaaaattcttcagcaACGAAATTCAAGACACATCCGtacagcaacagcagcaacgGCACGACTTTAACGAATGGCAGCGGTGGTGGCTTTATTTCGCCCGTTCTCGCATACGGCGTCGATCAACCGGCTATTTCATTCGCACACCATCCATACCATCAtccgcatcatcatcatcatcatcaacatcatcgcaTGGCACCTACACCATCAAACGTCTACGAATACGAGtctgcgtcgtcgtcgtcagcaAGTCTCTCGAATCTCGCGCACTTTAACGGGCTCCGAAATGGCTCTGCCGCGTATCCCGCTTTTGTGAGTCCCCCAGCAGCTGCCTCTTACATGGGAGTTATCAAGCCTGAACCTCATTTACCTGTGCCAATGCTTCCAACGACGTCCTTCCTCGCTGCTGATCCGCATTATTATCCGACTCCCGTGCCCTCAGCGACACCTCTGCCCATCCCCGTGTACCCCACACCCTCGCCAACTGTCAAATCCGAGGGCGAAGTGAAACTTTCCGACGAATCTGCGATCGATTTGTCAATGCCGCAGCATCTCAAACGTATTATTAGCGCCGAAAGTAGGACACCGTCGCCATACGACGCGAAATGGGTGAATATCGCGAACAACGAAACATCCGTCACAGCTCAACTTGCAACTGACGCGATCGATTTGACATGCAAAAAACGCAAACTCGACGATGAAAACGACGAAGATGCAACACCGCCGGCAAAAACACCGAAACTCTTCAAGCCGTACTTGTTGGAAGATGACGCCGAAAAATCAGaggggtttaaaaaaaacttcacaaGCTCTGACGATGGACTTCATCGTCAGAAAGACGCGATCATTTGGAACAATCATTCGGCCTTCAGTCAATACGagtcttcttcgtcttcgtaTCGTACGCCCGAAAGTCAATTTAGCCCAAACTCGTCGAATTACACGGCGAGTCCGCCATATACCATGAGCCCATATTGCGAAGTGCCTTATGTTCATCACCCACCGCAATCGAGTCCCGTATCGGGATATGAAAGTTCGACTTCTTCCATTTACAGCGACGAATCGCCGCCAACGGCGTACAGTATTGCCTTCAAATTGCAAGACATGGACAACCATTTTCACTCGACAACGAGGAATTCTACGATGATTTATGCGTAA